One Populus nigra chromosome 16, ddPopNigr1.1, whole genome shotgun sequence genomic window, AAAATGAACTCACACACGCACTTGACTCCTCGACGAGACCCAGATCTAAAGTTCCATAATAATAAAGAGAGAGCCCCgctcccaaaaaaataaataaaagaaaaggaaaaggaaaaaatttctCTCCCCCGTCTAgctctcttgctttctctcttttttttttaaacacaaacaaATTTACAGTCTCACTCAAATTCCAATACTGTTTTGTAAATTGCAGATGCGTTTCCGTTTATTTTGATCAGATCTAAAGGTAATATTTCTTTCTAATCCGAACCATTGGATCTAATTTCTCTAGGTTTTTGGATTAGAATTCGATCCCTTAATGTGATCTCTCAAGTTCCCAATCAGATCTAACTTAATTATCTCTCATTTCTTTGTGTTTTAGTGAATCTTAGATTCTTGTAGatctgttttgatttgattttatggaACAGTGATGGgattaggtttttgtttttcttttctattgtttCAGTGGGTGTGATGATGAAAATTGGCGTGtgatttttttgattgattgactggtgatttgttgttgttgttgatgtgtGTAGTTGTAGTGTTTTTGTTGGATTGAAGAAGATGTTGACCAAGTTTGAGACCAAGAGTAATAGAGTGAAGGGGCTGAGTTTCCACAGTAAGAGACCATGGATCCTTGCTAGCCTTCACAGTGGTGTGATCCAGCTATGGGACTATCGTATGGGCACGCTCATTGATCGCTTTGATGAGCATGATGGCCCTGTTCGTGGTGTTCATTTCCACAAATCTCAGCCTCTTTTTGTATCTGGAGGTACTTGTTTTCCCTCATTTTATGTAATGACATTGTGGTTTTTAAGTGATTCTGGTAACCATTTGTCCTATTAGGTTTGTCTTGTTGGTTTTGGTTACAGTAGATCTGCTTGTGATTTGATGGAATGATaggaacccccccccccccccccccgccccTCTCCTTCGGCAGAAGTAAGATCAAGGTGCTAGATTTAGGATTTTGATTGGATGAAAGATGTAATTCTTATGTGCTGATAGAATATAATGTTGGATTTTGGATTCAGAAAATTGTGTTATCACTCTTCTTAAGTGGGcattgatatttatattaatgttttcCTTCATCTTCCCTACCCAACCTCACAATGAtatatgttgattttatttgaatgggGGTAGATATCATAGTCTTAAAACCTATCATCAGAGATTCAAGTAGGATCAACTCCCAGTCCTGGTTACAATGACAAAGAGACATTGCTGTGCTTtcctttgctttttaaaaaaggatgCTTATGTCTGTAAATTGATGGCCAGGTGATGATTACAAGATTAAAGTCTGGAACTACAAATTGCATAGGTGTCTGTTTACGCTCCTTGGACATCTTGATTACATTCGCACTGTGCAGTTTCATCATGAATACCCGTGGATTGTGAGTGCTAGTGATGATCAGACCATCCGCATTTGGAACTGGCAGTCTCGTACTTGCATTTCTGTGTTGACAGGACACAATCATTATGTGATGTGTGCCTCATTCCACCCTAAAGAAGACCTTGTTGTGTCGGCTTCTCTAGATCAGACTGTTCGCGTTTGGGATATTGGTGCTCTGAGAAAAAAGACGGTGTCCCCTGCTGATGACATCATGAGGTTGACTCAGATGAACAGTGACCTATTTGGTGGTGTTGATGCAGTTGTTAAGTATGTTTTGGAAGGCCATGACCGAGGTGTCAACTGGGCTGCATTCCACCCTACACTTCCTTTGATTGTTTCAGGAGCAGATGATCGCCAAGTGAAGTTGTGGCGCATGAATGGTAAGTCATTGACTACCTGTTATTGATTTTTGACTCGCATTGATATTTATCATCAATGAAATGGTTATTAAGCATCTATGTCAAACTACTTTGTAGTTCTCTTGCTGTCTTTGGGTTGAGGATTtgtagttatattttatttttgagagctGAAATTTTGACCCCCTGGCATCCCCTATTCTTTGTGTGCATTTGTTGCCTGGGATAATTCATCATATgaagttttttgtttgttttgttttcagaCACAAAGGCCTGGGAAGTGGACACATTAAGAGGACACATGAACAATGTGTCATGTGTTATGTTCCATGCCAAACAAGATATAATTGTATCTAATTCAGAGGATAAAAGCATTCGTGTCTGGGATGTAACTAAACGAACTGGAGTCCAAACTTTCCGCCGAGAGCATGACCGATTCTGGATCCTTGCATCCCATCCCGAGATGAATCTTCTGGCTGCAGGTCACGACAGTGGCATGATTGTCTTTaagttagagagagaaaggCCTGCTTTTGCTGTGAGTGGTGATTCTTTGTTCTATACCAAAGATCGCTTTTTACgattttttgagttttcaaCTCAAAGAGATACGCAAGTAATTCCCATTCGACGACCTGGTACTACAAGCCTGAATCAAAGTCCAAGAACTCTTTCGTACAGTCCTACAGAAAATGCTGTCCTTATCTGTTCGGATGTGGATGGAGGATCTTATGAGCTGTACGTCATCCCTAGAGACAGCATTGCTAGGGGTGATGCTGTGCCAGAGGCAAAGAGAGGTGTTGGTGGATCTGCTGTCTTTGTAGCTCGGAATAGGTTTGCTGTGCTTGACAAGAGCAGCAATCAAGTCCTAGTTAAGAACCTCAAGAATGAAGTTGTCAAAAAGAGCAGTCTTCCCATCTCTGCAGATGCTATATTCTATGCTGGCACAGGTAACTTGCTTTGCAGGACAGAGGATAGGGTGGTCATATTTGATCTCCAGCAGAGGCTTGTTCTTGGGGAGCTGCAGACACCTTTTATCAAGTATGTTATTTGGTCCAATGACATGGAAAGTGTTGCCTTGCTAAGCAAACATGCCATTATCATTGCTAGCAAGAAGCTTGTGCACCAGTGCACTCTCCACGAAACAATTCGTGTAAAGAGTGGAGCCTGGGATGATAATGGTGTTTTCATTTACACGACTTTGAATCATATCAAATATTGCCTGCCCAATGGAGATAGTGGCATTATCAAAACCCTCAATGTCCCCATATATATTACTAAGATTTCTGGAAATACCATCTTTTGCTTGGATCGGGATGGGAAGAATAAGGTTATTGTTATTGATGCAACAGAATACATCTTCAAACTATCTCTGCTGAAGAAGAAATATGAAAATGTTATGAGCATGATAAGGAACTCCCAGCTTTGTGGTCAGGCAATGATTGCTTATTTGCAACAGAAGGGGTTCCCAGAAGTCGCACTGCATTTTGTGAAAGATGAGAGAACTAGGTTTAATTTGGCTTTAGAGAGTGGAAATATTCAGATTGCTGTTGCTTCAGCAAAGGAAATTGATGAGAAAGACCACTGGTATAGGTTGGGGGTTGAAGCTCTTCGCCAAGGGAATGCAGGTATAGTTGAATATGCCTACCAGAGGACAAAAAATTTTGAGAGGTTATCTTTCCTTTATCTCGTAACTGGGAATTTGGAAAAGCTCTCTAAGATGCTTAGAATTGCTGAAGTTAAAAATGATGTCATGGGTCAGTTTCACAATGCCTTGTATTTGGGTGATGTCAGAGAACGTGTTAAGATCCTGGAGAATGCTGGCCATTTGCCACTTGCTTATGCCACAGCTAAGGTCCATGGCCTAGAGGATGTTGTGGAACGTCTAGCAGCTGAGTTGGGAGATGATATTCCATCTTTGCCAGAGGGCAAAACACCATCCCTTCTGATGCCTCCAGCCCCTATTATGTGCGGTGGTGATTGGCCACTTCTGAGAGTTATGAAAGGTATATTTGAAGGTGGGCTGGATAATATGGGCAGAGGTGGTGCTGATGAGGATGAAGAAGCTGCTGATGGTGACTGGGGTGAGGAACTGGACATGGTCGATGTGGATGGTTTGCAAAATGGGGATGTCTCAGCAATTTTGGAGGATGGGGAAGCAGCTGAAGAAAATGAAGAGGGAGGATGGGACCTTGAAGATCTGGAGCTACCTCCCGAGGCAGACACACCAAGGGCTTCTGTCAGTGCCCGCTCATCAGTTTTTGTGGCTCCAACTCCTGGTATGCCTGTAAGTCAGATTTGGATTCAGAGATCTTCACTCGCTGCTGATCATGCCGCAGCTGGCAATTTTGATACGGCTATGCGACTACTCAACAGACAACTTGGAATTAAAAACTTTGTcccattaaagtccatgtttcTTGATCTTTACTCAGGCAGCCATACCTATCTTCGTGCATTTTCATCTACCCCAGTTATATCACTGGCTGTTGAACGGGGATGGAATGAGTCTGCCAGCCCTAATGTTAGGGGTCCTCCAGCTCTGGTGTTCAATTTCTCTCAGTTGGAAGAGAAGCTTAAGGCTGGTTACAAGGCCACGACAACTGGGAAATTTACAGAGGCACTTAGACTCTTCCTTGGCATTCTTCACACAATTCCTCTGATTGTTGTTGATTCGAGGAGGGAAGTTGATGAAGTCAAGGAGTTGATTATTATAGTCAAAGAGTATGTTTTGGGTCTGCAAATGGAGCTTAAGAGGAGGGAGATGAAAGACAATCCAGTGCGCCAACAAGAGCTTGCTGCGTACTTCACCCACTGCAACCTTCAAGCTCCTCACTTAAGGCTTGCTCTTCAAAATGCAATGACTGTTTGCTTCAAGAATAAGAACCTTGCCACAGCAGCTAACTTTGCTAGGCGGCTACTGGAGACAAACCCCCCGAATGAGAACCAGGCAAGGGCTGCCAGGCAAGTATTGGCAGCTGCAGAGAGGAGCATGACAGATGCCGCTCAGCTGAACTATGATTTCAGAAATCCATTTGTGGTATGTGGTGCAACCTATGTTCCAATTTACCGAGGACAAAAGGACGTCTCTTGTCCATATTGTGGTTCCCGATTTGTACCAAGCCAGGAAGGGCAGCTGTGTACTGTGTGTGATCTTGCAGTAGTTGGGGCAGATGCTTCAGGGTTGCTCTGTTCCCCTTCCCAGATACGATGATCAAGAAGTTGAACATGGagcatttttttcaatcatttttcacCTCATCCTACTGGCAGCAGGAAAcattctctctctttgtttcaTGTTCCAGGTAAAAAAAGGTAAGGGATACTGTAGAAGAGTTTAAGATTCCAATGATTTGCTTGTGCTGTCTACTTTTTTTTCTGCTtgttttcctttgtttagttgattatgatttcaatataataaaCAACTTGAGAATTTTGACTTGGGCTATTCTTGTTATTTGTTCATAGACAAGAATAGTCAAGGGCCCTTTGTTAAATTAGATGATATATCCTCTTATAGGCAGGACAAATTACATGTCAGTGTATGCAGATTTCATTTGGCAAATTTGCTTATTtctattttgttgaatttggtTTTGGCGGTACGATGTGCTGGATGAAATGTGTATCTATCTATCCGGCAACATGTTATCTTCGATCATACTTGCTGAATATCTATCTATCCGGCAAAATGCTATCTTCGATCATATTTGATGCATCTTCCTTAACCTACTTTCTGCGGATTTTTTGCCAAAACTTTGCATGGTGCTGTGTTGTTTGTGTAAATAGTTTTACAGTGGATTGGAAGGAGGGAGGAGATGATTGACCAATCACCATGGAGGCATAGTTGGAACCTTGTTTTTAAACAAACCATCTCACAATATAGTTCTCCTTTTTTGTGAGGCGCTTTTGAAAAGCCTGCTAGGACTAAGAGAACGAGGATTTCATCAGTGTATATTTTCCGCCTGTTGTGGAATAATATCGTACTGTGGTGTGAGCAGCTTCTGCTTCGGTAGTTTGCTGTGATCAATACAAAAAGGTGCGCGCTCATTGAGGAGGTAATTAGCCATTCTGCTCAAGGTTAGCATGTgaacattattattttgatctGGATTAGTAAATAGCAAGACGAAAAATAGAAGGACTGGGAACCTCACCTCCTTTCGCTTGATTGACACCTGTGTAGCCCTAAAATGAAAGGACACTACCCTAAAATGCACAAGTTTAGGTCTTGATTGACACCTGTTTAGCCCTCCCTTCGATTCTTCTCTGGTCAATGTTATGTCTAAATAACTAGGAGCAAAAAcgatatattattattagtaacATCCACCAGCTTCCAACCCTCACGCTGGAGCaagttttccttctttttagtAAACAATGAAATAAGTTCAAAATCAAGAACCTACCAGCAAACATATCTTGGCATtaagggactaaaatgaaatgTTCAAATATTATAGGGACCTATGTGACAAGAATCTCACAAAGCTTGTCAATTTACAAATACACAAAAGGGATCCTCCAAAGTCCGCCGATTTACAAATATACCAGCTCACATTAATGTGCCTTGTGTCTCATAAGATAGGcaataaatcaattataaatcCAAACTCGCTACTAAATGTTAAGCATATGGACGCACCTACTAACCACATTCATCTATGTGTACACAATCTTTTCTCATGAACTCCACTTTTAAAAGCATTGTTCAGTTTGTATTTGTAGTTGaaagtgtttttgtaaaaaaatttaaaaaaaatggattgttttgatatattaaaaataaattttaaaaaataaaaaaatattattttaatggattAATGTAACTCCCGCATGACACAGCTCACAGCTTCTGTTCCTTCATTGTTCTTTCTAATTTCACTGTAATAATCCCTTTCTCAGTTAATCAATCATAATGAGTCGTCAATGGATTAAACTTGCTAGGTTCATGCTTGGCTCGTTTAAATTGCTTAAAGAgcatataaaacttaatttcacATGTTTATGGTTGATAAAGATCAATCCTTATTccttaaaatataacaaattgaacatggtaatatatatatatatatatatatatatatataaacaaaaataaagagaaaacttgtttatttacgGTTACGATTGATTTGACCTTACAAGACATTACTAGGAAAGAACTTATTCTTAACCTAATGATACGAGTATAAAGAGAAGAAACCATATTAGCAGAGGTAGAACTTTCactcatttcaattttaaaattaaacatccCATCATAAgcacagatttttttttcttcaaaaataaaccTTTATTTGAAAGTATATATTGATCAAACTCAATAACTAACTTGTTTAAGACTACCCTTACttgaaagaaaatcataaactaAATTTTTGGGAGTTTTAAGAACATCTCCAACCCCCAACTATTTAGTAGTGTGTGAATCACCAAGCatgatcttctttttttccgaTCAAAGATGGTATACATCTTGAATAAGGTTTTATCATAGGAGACATGTTGAGTAGCTTTTGAATAAATCCATCTAAGCCTTTGAGAATATTTATCTTAGAAATCATAGCCACAAGTGGCTCCTTGGTAATGCTAGCTTCAGCAACAAGTCTGTGTTTTTGGAAACTTCAAGTTCTAGCACCATGCCTAGCTAGATTTATCACAAGCAAAGCaagcataattatttttaattaataagtgTGGTTGTCATTATTTGATAGTGGGTTTGGAATTGGTCCCATTATTTCTTGCTTGGTTGGAGTAAAAATGATTTCCATaaggtttttcttaaaaaaaaaaaaaaattacttggcTTAAaatgaccattaaactttcgaTTTGGCTTTTGGTATGTGAAAGGAGTTTTGATTAGTATTAAGTTCAATGACTTTATCTTGGTTTTCTGCTTTCTCTTCTACTCTTAGATGAGTGATCAGAGTATCAATGGAAAGTTACTGCAGTAGACTGTAGAATTTTCCTGGTATCGTATTAAACATTGCACCCGCTGGAAAGAATCTCTAGATCCGCCCCTGCCATTGTCACTGCCACTCAAGTTCTGCTTCAATGactttctttctataatttgAAGCTttaaatttgcaagaaaattgctTTAGGTAACACGACCATTTATATGCTCATAATCAACACAGAGCACACAAAGTTTAGAAGAACGTAGTTGAGCTGGAAATTTGAAGAACAATtactaagaaatatatttttgtgcCTATTTGCGTTTATAGGTCAGCAAATGCCACGTTCGGAGGTTTTTATTGTTTGCTCTCCTGTCCATCTGGCCTTTTCTCTCGGTTTCTTGTCTCACGGGGCTAAGATTTTCGCGTTGTGTTGatcgtttttcttctttttctttctctccccGGCAGAGTAACCCTTTCAGTCTCAGACAGATGTACCTATGCAGTAAAAGCTTGGTGAATATCATGTTTTTGTACTTCTGTTTCCGTGGGAGCCAACTCCTTGATTTAACTGAATGTAATGTTCAGATGTGAACAAATCCTGTTGTTCAGAAACCATCATCTGATTCACTCCAAGATGTTGCCCTTGACATATCTGACATAGGATGTAAACGGAAGTCTGGAAATCTCACTGGATTACTTGATGGAGGTGAAGGTGGTGATGATGATCCTGCTCTTGCTGCCACATTTTTCTTCTGCACCTTCTGGGACATGTCTACCCTGACTCGATCAACCATGTCAAGAAAATCTTTCACTATAACAAACAGTTGAAGCAGATTTGCTTCTTTCTGTTTTGATGCTCCTGCTTGGTAATACTCTGTTGTTCTCTTAACAACCTCCATAATCCTTTTTTGCTCATCTCTGACCACCTTAAGCTCCTCTTCGCAATCCTCCAAGAATCCTTTCATTTGCATCAAAAACCCACCAGCCTCACTATTGCCAAAGTTTACCACGAGTTGCTGAGTTTCTGTGACACGAGCTGTGAGAGAGGAGCATGTGTTGACGAAACTGTCAAATTCTATTGCGGCTGCTCTTTTAACGTTGGAGAATTCAGCAATCATGTCCCTCAATGCTGGTAGTCCCAACAACAGGTActctttgtttctctcttctGTCAATGTGTCTGAATTCAAATCACTGTTTATCCTTCTTTGACTGTCACTTCTTTCCATACTATGGTTCCGATTAAGTACACGACGTCTACCTTCTGATCGAACTACTTGTTCTACAACAAAGTGAAGTAGAGTAGTCTTCCCATCTGTGCTTGTAACATCGGAAAGCTTTCTAAGAGCAGTAAGGTTGAAACCTTGTGCGTTGCCTCTGGATGTTCCAGCATTCATCCTGTTGCCAGCCTTGAGAATGGCTTCAAGAAGTTTTAAGAAGAGGCCACGGGTTCGTAGCTCTTTGCACCCCGATTCAAGTGTTTGTAAGGACTCCTTTAGATGAAGAATTTCTGAATCATAATTTGATCTGAAAAGCATTGCATTGATACGGATGAATGCCGAAGGAAGAGCCTTCAGGATATGGTGAAGGAAAGATTCAGCATCTGCAAGTTTAGATGGGTTGCCCCTGTATTGGGTGATTTTGACTGCTTCTTCTTGAGTCGGGGAAATTCTGGTAAGCTTTTCGAGGACATCTGTATTAAGTCCATGACCCTCGAGAAGAGCATCAAGAATTTCTTTGCGAGAAATTGCTAAAGATTTTAGTACAATTGCCGTGTTTTGAGACTTCCTTGGTTCAAGGATGAAAACTTGAGTAGCTGGGGTAGGGTTGGAGCTGCTTCTACTTGATGGAACTTCATTTCTGAGAAGGATTTTGTTATTGGCAGTTGTATATCCAAACAATGTTTCTATTAGGTCGTCATCAAATCTGACAGAAAAATGGGAAAATGATGGATCAGAAATATCAACCTAAGAAATGCAATGTGctctgaaaagaaaaattaatattttaaaattcagagGGAAACCTGAGAGAGCCATTATTAATCTCATCCCAAACCACTGAATGATCAACATCGGCTGTTACTTTATCCCAGTGCAGTGGCTTTAGTTTTGTATGCCCACTGCTAGTCCCTCTCAAGCTTCCCTCTGTTGGAGCCCATTCCCTGCTCTTGCTATTTAATTTCCCTCTTGGAACTGGTGGAGGTTTCTGTAATGAGATTAAACCGCCTATTTTAGTTGGTGGGGGTGGTGATGCaggatttttctttgttttaagtGGTGGTTTTGTTGATGTaggcggagctggaggaggaggtggtggcggcggcggcggtggTGGTGGGATTTTCTTTCTTGGAGGGGATGGTAGAGGAGGTAGTTTTGGACTTTCCATTTCTGAAACTAATGCTGTAGGTTCTCCATTTCGCAAAACTGGTTCTGTTACTTTCCCATGACCAATTCCATaagatgaaagcaaaacttCCTGTGGCTCATACTTTTTTAATTGCTCTACTATCACATCCACCCTCTTTTCCTCCCCTTCTTCTTCATAGCTAGGGTTCAGCGTAACCTTTGAGAAAGTGTTTTTGGGTTTCCTGTCAAAACTTTTTACATAAAGCAAATCCTGCCCATTTTCATCGAAGGCAAACTTTTTCACTTTTCTGCTAACTTTTTTGAGCTCGTCACTAGTTGCCATaactttttccctctttttggTAAATTTCAAGTAGATAAAGAAGAAGATCACAGCAATGGCCAGAGTGATTGCAGCTGTGACAACAATGGCTGCCACAACTTTTCCATTTGACGATGAGGACTCCTCCATTGCCTGTTTCCGGGCAGGAGGTCCCAAGAGTTGAGGCATCAGCATTTCCCTATCATGATCGGGAGAGACTGCTTCATAACTTGCAGATCTTATCATTGAACTTGCAGGTGAAGAATCAAATGCAGGAGAAATTTCTGTCTTCTGTGAGGAGTTTTGTTTACAATAAGAATGAGAAAGGGGAGGGGAGAAAAACAGTAAGAAAATGAGACATGGATGGAACCGCGACTGGACCATCATTCCGACGTGAACCAGGGACAAGGATGTAGAGAAAGGGAGAGAATCTTGGTTGTTTTAGTTCATTGTGGCTATCAGCGGCTTTTGAGCAATTTCCTGTCTTCTGCATTGTGTTATTTCTGACAGCTTCAATGAAGGTAGTTGTTGTTAGCAGCTTTGTTTACTCATCCTGGGTTTGTCTTATTATATGTACTTAACTGCCCTTGTCCTGATGATGAAATTGTTTATGTGCAAACAATGGCTCTTGTTCTAAGGTCGGATGATTTTGTTGTGAATAGGGCTGGCTTGACATTTTAGCCGTCCTGCATGAGTTCCATTGTGATCAACGATGATGATGAAGTCATGCTAGTGCCAAATGGAGTCTTGTATCTTGACATAACAATGTCACTTGTATTGGCATTTTGTTGCTATATCCTTGAGCTGCTTTTGTTATCGAGACGCGCTACTTTCTTtgccaaaaaatagaaaatgttgAGCTGGGATGCAAGGTCTCTAATGGcaatattttaagattaaaatagtTGCAGGGTTTG contains:
- the LOC133675787 gene encoding coatomer subunit alpha-1 — translated: MLTKFETKSNRVKGLSFHSKRPWILASLHSGVIQLWDYRMGTLIDRFDEHDGPVRGVHFHKSQPLFVSGGDDYKIKVWNYKLHRCLFTLLGHLDYIRTVQFHHEYPWIVSASDDQTIRIWNWQSRTCISVLTGHNHYVMCASFHPKEDLVVSASLDQTVRVWDIGALRKKTVSPADDIMRLTQMNSDLFGGVDAVVKYVLEGHDRGVNWAAFHPTLPLIVSGADDRQVKLWRMNDTKAWEVDTLRGHMNNVSCVMFHAKQDIIVSNSEDKSIRVWDVTKRTGVQTFRREHDRFWILASHPEMNLLAAGHDSGMIVFKLERERPAFAVSGDSLFYTKDRFLRFFEFSTQRDTQVIPIRRPGTTSLNQSPRTLSYSPTENAVLICSDVDGGSYELYVIPRDSIARGDAVPEAKRGVGGSAVFVARNRFAVLDKSSNQVLVKNLKNEVVKKSSLPISADAIFYAGTGNLLCRTEDRVVIFDLQQRLVLGELQTPFIKYVIWSNDMESVALLSKHAIIIASKKLVHQCTLHETIRVKSGAWDDNGVFIYTTLNHIKYCLPNGDSGIIKTLNVPIYITKISGNTIFCLDRDGKNKVIVIDATEYIFKLSLLKKKYENVMSMIRNSQLCGQAMIAYLQQKGFPEVALHFVKDERTRFNLALESGNIQIAVASAKEIDEKDHWYRLGVEALRQGNAGIVEYAYQRTKNFERLSFLYLVTGNLEKLSKMLRIAEVKNDVMGQFHNALYLGDVRERVKILENAGHLPLAYATAKVHGLEDVVERLAAELGDDIPSLPEGKTPSLLMPPAPIMCGGDWPLLRVMKGIFEGGLDNMGRGGADEDEEAADGDWGEELDMVDVDGLQNGDVSAILEDGEAAEENEEGGWDLEDLELPPEADTPRASVSARSSVFVAPTPGMPVSQIWIQRSSLAADHAAAGNFDTAMRLLNRQLGIKNFVPLKSMFLDLYSGSHTYLRAFSSTPVISLAVERGWNESASPNVRGPPALVFNFSQLEEKLKAGYKATTTGKFTEALRLFLGILHTIPLIVVDSRREVDEVKELIIIVKEYVLGLQMELKRREMKDNPVRQQELAAYFTHCNLQAPHLRLALQNAMTVCFKNKNLATAANFARRLLETNPPNENQARAARQVLAAAERSMTDAAQLNYDFRNPFVVCGATYVPIYRGQKDVSCPYCGSRFVPSQEGQLCTVCDLAVVGADASGLLCSPSQIR
- the LOC133675935 gene encoding formin-like protein 4, which translates into the protein MMVQSRFHPCLIFLLFFSPPLSHSYCKQNSSQKTEISPAFDSSPASSMIRSASYEAVSPDHDREMLMPQLLGPPARKQAMEESSSSNGKVVAAIVVTAAITLAIAVIFFFIYLKFTKKREKVMATSDELKKVSRKVKKFAFDENGQDLLYVKSFDRKPKNTFSKVTLNPSYEEEGEEKRVDVIVEQLKKYEPQEVLLSSYGIGHGKVTEPVLRNGEPTALVSEMESPKLPPLPSPPRKKIPPPPPPPPPPPPPAPPTSTKPPLKTKKNPASPPPPTKIGGLISLQKPPPVPRGKLNSKSREWAPTEGSLRGTSSGHTKLKPLHWDKVTADVDHSVVWDEINNGSLRFDDDLIETLFGYTTANNKILLRNEVPSSRSSSNPTPATQVFILEPRKSQNTAIVLKSLAISRKEILDALLEGHGLNTDVLEKLTRISPTQEEAVKITQYRGNPSKLADAESFLHHILKALPSAFIRINAMLFRSNYDSEILHLKESLQTLESGCKELRTRGLFLKLLEAILKAGNRMNAGTSRGNAQGFNLTALRKLSDVTSTDGKTTLLHFVVEQVVRSEGRRRVLNRNHSMERSDSQRRINSDLNSDTLTEERNKEYLLLGLPALRDMIAEFSNVKRAAAIEFDSFVNTCSSLTARVTETQQLVVNFGNSEAGGFLMQMKGFLEDCEEELKVVRDEQKRIMEVVKRTTEYYQAGASKQKEANLLQLFVIVKDFLDMVDRVRVDMSQKVQKKNVAARAGSSSPPSPPSSNPVRFPDFRLHPMSDMSRATSWSESDDGF